Below is a genomic region from Rhodococcus sp. WMMA185.
GGCATCGGCGCGCAGGTCACCGGCGATCCCCTGTTCGAGCACCGAATACGCGGTGCGGTTGATTGAATACACCGCCAGCCGCAGGGCGTCGAGCGCCGTGGGTCTCGGACCGAACTCGGCAAGCGTGTGGCCGCCGTCCACCGCGGTTTCGACCACAGCGTAGAAATGCCAGTCTTCGCCCGAATCCCCAGTCATGATGTGCCTCACTCGCTGCGCCTATGTGAGCTATGACACACACCGTAGCGTGAGGTGGCGACAGGTTTACGGCGGCGCGCCGCTCGTTCGGCAAAACTTCGTTCGCGGACGAACGCCACGATCCCGTCACATCCGCGGGACCCCGGCCGCTGAGCAGACGAACGTCCCTGATCAGTCCTGGATCTGAGCTTGAATCCAGTCAACCTGATTGTCGACGCGCGCAGCGGTGTCGAGTTGGTCGTGCGGGCAGGGCGGGCCATCGTTCTCCACACCGACCAAGACGCCCCCGGACAGGCCCGTCGGAATGAAATAGGGTGCGCCCGAGTCGAACAGACATGCGCTCGTCGTCCGCAGCGGGAGCAGGCCTGCCACGTTGACGGTCGTATCCGTCACCTCTCTGACCCTGAATCCTCCGAGTCTCACGTGTTGCGCGGGCATCGGATCGACCGACGAGTGTGCACCCCACCCGTCGATGGCAACCAGGTCACCGACCTCAGGTGGATCGGCTGGAAGTTGGATCGGCTCGATGTCGGTGATCGGCTCCGACAGCTTCGCCAACGCGAGGTCGTTGACGGACGACTGACGGACATCGACGACATCCCTTGTGTAGCCGCCGCCGAACGAGGCGGACGATCCCGTGTCCTGCAACCGAGTCTTCCCGACATGGGCGACTACGTCGTATCGTGGCGGCCCGTCAACCGGGACGCCTGCCCCGTCGTGAAAGCAATGCCCTGCGGAAATGATCCATTGCGGTGCTATGAGGGCACCCGAGCATGCGCTGTCCCGCGTTCCGCCGTCCGGTGTAGGGATTCCGGTCGCTGTGAGCTGGGTATTGAATCCGAATGTCCCGGGGGGTGCGTCGATACCGTGCGCAACCGCTCCCGCAGGGCCGGCCGCACCGACTGACAACGCGAAGAAAAGTGCGGATACCGCCAACGCCTCTAGCCTGTTCACACCGAGCGACGGTACCGAAGGCCTTCACCCCCGGCAATGCCCGAAAACACGCCTCACGCGACGGCTCGCCGTCCGATCTCGAACAGCTCTTGCGGATCGTCGATCCCCTTGAGCTGGTGACTTCCCATGGACTCACCCCAGAACTCGTCGAGGTCGATTTCGTCGTAGAAATCTCCGGTCACGATGACCTCACGCGCCCGTGCGGCCGCGACGATCCTGCTGGCCATGTTGACAGGCCTGCCGAACCAGTCGCCGGCGCTCGGCACCGCAGTTCCCCATGCGATCCCCGCGCGTAGCGGCGGCGGACCTTCCTGACGAGCGGCGTCGACCAGATCCAATGCCGCGTGCGCGAGCGCTGTCGCGTCCGGCGACACCATCATCACAGCATCCCCGATTGTCTTCACAAGCCGCACAGGCGAACTGACGACATCGGTGGCAAGCCGGTCGAGCCGCTCGGCAACCCGCCCGAGATCGGTAGGTGCAACCTGCTCGCCGAGCACCGTGAATCCCACGAGGTCGGCGAAGCACACACCCACCTCCTGAGCTCCGTGTAAATGAAGATCGGAGTCGCGTGCGATCCCGACAGCATCCGACCGCAATTGCTGCCGCAGGCTGGTCGCAAGAATGCGCGCAAGGATGTGCGACTCGAAGTCGGCGAACCTGCGCACCTCCACCGCGAACCGCAACGCGACTTCAGGATGGTCTTTTGCCGACTCGAGCCGATCCTGCAGAAGCGCATCCGCGGCATCGGCAACCGACCAGATGTTGCGGCCGAGCGCCCGGGCGGCCGCGAACAACCCGCTCTCGTCGAGACCCAAACTCCGATACTGTTCGAGTCCGCGCACGAGTTCGAGGTCACTATCGCTGTAGTAGTCGTCATCTCTGGAGACGCCGCGCCCAATCGCCCGGAACCATCGACGAGCGTCCCCGGCGCTCACCCCCGTCTTCCGCGATACCTCCTCGAGGCTGTAGCTGCCCTTGGGCGACAGCGCGTGTTCGAGGAGATGGTGCGCGAGGCGATTGTCTTCGGTGGCCGCCCGCAACTGATCGATCGTCATGCCCTCGGCGACCAGCGTGTCGAGAACGCCGGCCCGCGCCGTCCGGTCCGGGCCGCTGAGCCCGTCGAGCAAGCCTGCCGCCTCGAAGACCTGAAGGCTGTCGGGCTGCGGACCCGGCCGCCGGAGCGAGCGTGGCAAGGGCGACACCAGCCGACCCGGCTGTGGAGTCGGCCAGGTTCTCGAAAGCGGACGATGCACGACCTCATCATCTCAGGATCACTGAGGTCACTCCAGGCTATCTGCGAGAACTCCTTGCAACGTCGGCCGAGACAGAACTATATTCGGTTCATGCCGATTCAGAGTCTGTTACTCGACGCGGCGGAGGGTCACTTCGCGCAGCACGGCGTACTCGGAACTCGACTGGCCGATATTCGCGAAGAAGTCGGTGTCAGCGTCGGCGGGATCTACCACCATTTCCCCAGCAAGAAAGAGCTCTATGCCGAGGTATGGTTGCGCGCCCTGGGCGAGTACCAAGACATGTTCCGGGCCGTGCTCGCCGAGTCCACCGGAGCCCGAGGAGGCATAGAGGGCGTAGTCGCCTCACACCTGGAGTGGGTGGCCGCGAACCCCGACCGAGCCACCATCCTCGTCTCACCCCGCCCTCCCGGCATCAACGAGCGGGCAGCCGAAGGCAACAGAATCTTCTTCCGCACCGTCATGGCGTGGTGGCGGACGCACCAGAACTACGGATCCGTCCGCCGATTGGACTTCGACGTGCTCAATGCGCTGTGGCTCGGCCCGGCGCAGGAGTACTCACGACATTGGCTCGCCGGATCAATTGCCACCGATCCCACCTCCGTCGCGCCAGACCTGGCGCGTGCGGCCTGGAACTCGCTACGTAGCCAGGAGTGAACACATGACAGTCGACGCCGTCTTGACCTCCGACACTGCGCGGGCCGTGCTCGCCGCGCAACCGTTCAGCATGCTCCTCGGTGCGCGGATGACGCACTTCGGAGACGGCCGCACCAGCCTGGAAATTCCGGTGCGGGACGAACTGAGGCAGCAGAACGGGTTCGTGCACGGCGGGGTCCTCTCGTACGCCGCGGACAACGCACTCACCTTCGCGGCGGGGACCATGCTCGGCTCCAACATCATGACGGCCGGCTTCACGATCACCTACTTGCGACCGGCGGATGGGGTTGTACTGCGCGCCGATGCGTGGGCCGACACCGCCACACGGCGGCAGGCGCTGTGCCGCTGCGACATCTACGCCGTACAAGAGAACGGCGAGGAGGTGCTGTGTGCCGCCGCACAGGGCACCGCGATGGCGCGACGGTGACCAATATGCTGCGGCGGCCTCAGCAGCGATGAAACACGTTGGGCGGCTGTAAGAGCCGCCCAACGTGTGAGGAACACCGAGAATGATCAGTGCATCATGGCCGCCGGCGCGTCCTCGGCACCGAGGTTCGGGTTCACCGACTTCTTGCGCGGCAACAGCATCGCAGGGATGAGCGTGAGCAGGATCAGCACGGCCGCCACGACGAACGTGTTGCCGAACGAATCGGCGAGTTCCGAAAAGCCCCTGGCCAACACGTCAGGAGGGGTCTGCGATGCGATTTGCGAAGCTTCCGGTGAATCCCCACGCGACGCGGCCGCCAGCCCTGCCGCTCCGTGACTCAGGATCTGATTCGTCAGTACAACCGACATCACCGCGGTTCCGATCGAGCCGGAGGTCTGCTGCACGATGTTCATCAGCGACGAGCCGCGCGCCACCTGTTCATGAGAAAGCGTCACGATCGCGGCGGTCATCAGCGGCATCATCGTGCAGCCCATGCCCATACCCATCACGAACAGCGCACCCATCAGCAACCATGTCGGGGAATCCGCAGCCACCTGGGTAAAGACACTTAGTCCAATGAAGATCAACGGCAACCCGGTCAGCACGATCTTGCCCGCACCGATCCTGTCGACGAGACGCCCAGCGATCGGCATGGTCAGCATCGCGCCGATACCCTGCGGCGCCATCACAAGACCAGCGGCGAGAGTGGTGTGACCACCGACTTGAATGAAGTAGCTCGGGAACAACAGTCCGGCACCCATGAACGCGACGACGAACATCGATGTGGTGATCACCGCAACGGTCAGCTGCCGATTCTTGAACAGATGCAGGTCGATCAGCGGATGGTCCTTGTTCAGCGCGTGGAACACGAACGCGACGATCAACGCGAGTCCGATCGCACCAGGTACCAGTACCCGCGCGGACGCGACGGTTCCGACCTCGGGGATGGACGACACACCGAACAGGAAAAGCGCCAGGCCGGGTGAGAGCAACAGCATCCCGAGGACGTCGAACGACTCCGAAGGCGACGGCCGATCGGACGGCAGAATCACGAACGCAGCAATAAGGGCGACAACACCGATCGGCAGATTGATCAAGAAGATCCAGTGCCAACTGGCCGCTTCGATCAACCAGCCGCCGAGGATGGGGCCACCGATGGGACCGAGCAGCATCGGAATGCCGAGCACCGCCATGACCCGACCCACCCGGTCCGGGCCCGCAGCCCTCGTCATGATCGTCATACCGAGGGGCATCAGCATTCCGCCGCCAAACCCCTGCAGCACTCGGAAGCCGATCAGCGAGGTGATGTCCCACGCCATACTGCACGCCACGGAACCGACAACGAACAGCACCAACGCCGTCATGTACAGGCGCTTGGTTCCGAAGCGGTCGGCCGCCCACCCAGTCACCGGAATGACGGTGGCCAGCGCGAGGGTGTACCCGGTCATGGTCCATGCGACAGTGGCGTACGTGCTGTCGAAGTCCTGGGCGAACGTAGTGAGCGCGACGCTGACCACAGTCACGTCGAGGATCGACATGATGGCGCCGAGCACTACAACCGATGCGATCTTGAGGACCGTGCCATCGAGTTTGTCGGACGCCGCGGGCGCGGCCTTCGGCAATGTCATCCGCAGTTCTCCTGGTTGAGTTCTCGCAGGGCATCCTCGGTGAGGATCGGTTGTTGTGCTTCGATCAGTCGAGTTCGGTCGGTCTCGAGGAATCAACAAACGCGAACCGTGCAGCTGATCTCGCTTGCGTTCGACGTGCCAAATGGCGCGCCGCAGCCACCGAGAGTCGCATCGTTTCCACG
It encodes:
- a CDS encoding TetR/AcrR family transcriptional regulator — encoded protein: MPIQSLLLDAAEGHFAQHGVLGTRLADIREEVGVSVGGIYHHFPSKKELYAEVWLRALGEYQDMFRAVLAESTGARGGIEGVVASHLEWVAANPDRATILVSPRPPGINERAAEGNRIFFRTVMAWWRTHQNYGSVRRLDFDVLNALWLGPAQEYSRHWLAGSIATDPTSVAPDLARAAWNSLRSQE
- a CDS encoding trypsin-like serine protease, whose protein sequence is MNRLEALAVSALFFALSVGAAGPAGAVAHGIDAPPGTFGFNTQLTATGIPTPDGGTRDSACSGALIAPQWIISAGHCFHDGAGVPVDGPPRYDVVAHVGKTRLQDTGSSASFGGGYTRDVVDVRQSSVNDLALAKLSEPITDIEPIQLPADPPEVGDLVAIDGWGAHSSVDPMPAQHVRLGGFRVREVTDTTVNVAGLLPLRTTSACLFDSGAPYFIPTGLSGGVLVGVENDGPPCPHDQLDTAARVDNQVDWIQAQIQD
- a CDS encoding PaaI family thioesterase, which produces MTVDAVLTSDTARAVLAAQPFSMLLGARMTHFGDGRTSLEIPVRDELRQQNGFVHGGVLSYAADNALTFAAGTMLGSNIMTAGFTITYLRPADGVVLRADAWADTATRRQALCRCDIYAVQENGEEVLCAAAQGTAMARR
- a CDS encoding DHA2 family efflux MFS transporter permease subunit: MTLPKAAPAASDKLDGTVLKIASVVVLGAIMSILDVTVVSVALTTFAQDFDSTYATVAWTMTGYTLALATVIPVTGWAADRFGTKRLYMTALVLFVVGSVACSMAWDITSLIGFRVLQGFGGGMLMPLGMTIMTRAAGPDRVGRVMAVLGIPMLLGPIGGPILGGWLIEAASWHWIFLINLPIGVVALIAAFVILPSDRPSPSESFDVLGMLLLSPGLALFLFGVSSIPEVGTVASARVLVPGAIGLALIVAFVFHALNKDHPLIDLHLFKNRQLTVAVITTSMFVVAFMGAGLLFPSYFIQVGGHTTLAAGLVMAPQGIGAMLTMPIAGRLVDRIGAGKIVLTGLPLIFIGLSVFTQVAADSPTWLLMGALFVMGMGMGCTMMPLMTAAIVTLSHEQVARGSSLMNIVQQTSGSIGTAVMSVVLTNQILSHGAAGLAAASRGDSPEASQIASQTPPDVLARGFSELADSFGNTFVVAAVLILLTLIPAMLLPRKKSVNPNLGAEDAPAAMMH
- a CDS encoding adenylate/guanylate cyclase domain-containing protein; the encoded protein is MSPLPRSLRRPGPQPDSLQVFEAAGLLDGLSGPDRTARAGVLDTLVAEGMTIDQLRAATEDNRLAHHLLEHALSPKGSYSLEEVSRKTGVSAGDARRWFRAIGRGVSRDDDYYSDSDLELVRGLEQYRSLGLDESGLFAAARALGRNIWSVADAADALLQDRLESAKDHPEVALRFAVEVRRFADFESHILARILATSLRQQLRSDAVGIARDSDLHLHGAQEVGVCFADLVGFTVLGEQVAPTDLGRVAERLDRLATDVVSSPVRLVKTIGDAVMMVSPDATALAHAALDLVDAARQEGPPPLRAGIAWGTAVPSAGDWFGRPVNMASRIVAAARAREVIVTGDFYDEIDLDEFWGESMGSHQLKGIDDPQELFEIGRRAVA